In Microplitis mediator isolate UGA2020A chromosome 2, iyMicMedi2.1, whole genome shotgun sequence, a single window of DNA contains:
- the LOC130664024 gene encoding microsomal glutathione S-transferase 1-like — protein sequence MTVNNLSVNEENFHMFAWWASILVLKIFFTVALVGFWRHYKKIFLSPEDAKAIKGSKVVYDDPDVERCRRAHLNDLENILPWVISTALWLTTSPDPSTAGFLIKTFAISRIIHTIVYAVIVVRQPARFLAFMIGLSITVYQTFATVYYYS from the exons atgacagtTAATAACTTAAGCGttaatgaagaaaattttcatatgttTGCATGGTGGGCATCTATTTTggtactgaaaatttttttcaccgttgcTTTAGTTGGTTTTTGGAGACATTACAAAaaa atttttctgTCACCAGAAGACGCAAAGGCTATAAAAGGCTCTAAAGTTGTGTACGACGACCCGGATGTCGAGAGATGTCGACGAGCGCATTTAAATGACTTGGAGAATATTTTACCTTGGGTGATATCCACGGCCTTATGGCTTACTACGTCTCCAGATCCTTCTACCGcgggatttttaataaaaacatttgcTATAAGTCGTATTATTCATACTATTGTTTACGCGGTTATTGTTGTAAGACAACCGGCAAGATTTTTGGCTTTCATGATAGGATTGTCTATTACTGTTTATCAAACTTTCGCAACTGTTTATTATTACTCTTAA
- the LOC130664022 gene encoding palmitoleoyl-protein carboxylesterase NOTUM, with translation MLLNLQIAVCLVALAASVSAEDKTESAPDTVSLSPAPASPITQSNTIQKLRKILEKNDQEEPRELKRVSLSNRFVTCNDGSQAGFYYRKSVSKKWIVFLEGGWCCFDYQSCRHRWANLRNFMTSTNWSDTREVGGILSPNPRENPHWWSVNHVYIPYCTSDSWSGTRKHIEGFFSFLGAEILLQVIRDLMPLGLDTGTSLMLAGSSAGGTGVMLNLDRVKNLIHNDLGKKNIVVRGISDSGWFLDREPYAPNGGMSPVETVRMGMELWDARMPDNCVAQYPDEPWRCFFGYRLYPSLTAPLFIFQWLFDKAQMKANNVGTPMSKEQWNYIHKMGDSLRQTFDNVTAVFAPSCISHNVLTIRDWQMVKIDQVSLPQALHCWEKSSPHRANTNNTQVETNQSCGKSITNPSLRTNQTKKNTTVTSATSGNNDNNRNDDDTGVDIKQNINLLGRKNRVKMTMGNNSNGPINGRGNKKRKRRRKHKDNKRLRERNRNGKNRERKDKRQRRKEGRKQNNNKYISGNNHRTILNDTRPQRSLLSGGNRRERTCADNNCQHRHIERCTWPQCNHSCPKLHNPFTGEEMDFIELLKSFGLDMKSVANALGIDIHTLNNMNHAELLNLLTQQAN, from the exons ATGTTGCTTAATCTACAG ATAGCAGTGTGTCTAGTAGCACTGGCTGCATCGGTATCTGCGGAGGACAAGACCGAATCGGCACCCGACACAGTGTCGCTGTCACCGGCTCCAGCGTCTCCGATAACGCAGAGCAACACGATACAGAAGCTGAGAAAAATTCTCGAGAAAAATGACCAGGAGGAACCACGTGAGCTGAAACGTGTATCTCTCAGTAATCGTTTCGTCACGTGTAACGATGGCTCGCAAGCTGGATTTTATTACAGAAAATCTGTTTCTAAGAAATGGATCGTCTTTCTCGAAGGCGGGTGGTGTTGTTTTGATTATCAGTCCTGCAGACACAGATGGGCtaatttgagaaatttcatgACTTCTACCAATTGGTCAGACACTCGAGAGG TCGGAGGTATTTTGTCACCGAACCCACGCGAAAATCCCCATTGGTGGAGCGTGAaccatgt ATATATTCCGTACTGCACGAGCGATAGCTGGAGCGGGACTAGAAAACATATCGAgggatttttttcatttttggggGCAGAAATATTACTGCAAGTAATTCGGGACCTGATGCCACTTGGTCTTGACACCGGCACCAGTCTTATGCTCGCGGGGAGCAGCGCCGGCGGGACTGGCGTGATGTTGAATCTCGATCGCGTAAAGAATCTCATTCACAACGACTTGGGGAAGAAGAATATTGTCGTAAGGGGTATCAGCGACTCTGGATGGTTCTTAGACCGCGAACCGTACGCCCCGAATGGCGGAATGTCACCCGTTGAAACCGTTAGGATGGGCATGGAATTGTGGGACGCACGTATGCCCGATAATTGCGTCGCTCAGTATCCAGATGAGCCGTGGAGATGCTTCTTTGGTTACAGATTGTACCCATCTCTCactg cgCCATTGTTTATATTTCAATGGCTTTTTGACAAAGCCCAAATGAAAGCTAACAATGTTGGTACGCCAATGAGTAAAGAACAATGGAATTATATCCATAAAATGGGTGATAGTTTACGTCAAACGTTTGACAATGTCACTGCAGTATTCGCACCAAGTTGTATAAGCCACAATGTATTAACAATACGTGATTGGCAGATGGTTAAAATTGACCAAGTGTCACTACCACAAGCGTTACATTGTTGGGAAAAGAGTTCTCCTCATCGTGCCAATAC gaacAACACACAAGTAGAAACTAATCAATCTTGTGGCAAGTCAATTACGAATCCGTCATTGCGCACAAAccagacgaaaaaaaatacgacAGTAACATCTGCTACAAGtggaaataatgataataacagAAACGATGATGATACAGGTGTTGATATAAAGCAAAACATAAATTTACTTGGCAGAAAAAATCGCGTTAAAATGACGATGGGTAATAACAGTAACGGTCCGATCAATGGGAgaggtaataaaaaaagaaaacgcAGAAGAAAGCATAAAGATAATAAACGTCTGAGGGAGCGCAACAGAAATGGGAAAAATAGAGAGAGAAAAGATAAACGTCAAAGAAGAAAAGAAG gacgtaaacaaaataataataaatatataagcgGTAATAATCATCGAACAATTTTGAATGACACACGACCACAGCGGTCATTGTTGTCGGGAGGCAACAGAAGAGAAAGAACATGCGCGGATAATAATTGTCAACATCGTCATATTGAGAGATGCACTTGGCCACAGTGTAATCACAGCTGTCCAAAGCTTCACAATCCGTTTACCGGGGAAGAAAtggattttattgaattattaaagaGTTTTGGACTTGACATGAAAAGCGTTGCTAACGCACTTGGTATTGACATTCACACTCTCAACAACATGAATCACGCCGAGCTACTTAATTTATTGACGCAGCAAGCGAACTAA
- the LOC130664023 gene encoding PI-PLC X domain-containing protein 1-like — MFKKILIIILTVDVARSTQCGKVWLTVSSLWRPIAASDKVIDAELEVNWDLDCQPNIEPPDTIKVFNADPIHNKSLQPQLILTLAEHPDGYYRTNIEVGRPSLPGGWDATGGATLPGPHCLKHYAALYKNNVILTSSCLQIWPTWMYDLRRQLGRLPIGSLMIPGTHNSGCYKHEDLTRKDAFQRYLLTQDRDVWTQLVHGIRYLDIRVGHYPPPMHNGSHSADDTNHTSGRFWVNHDVIRINPLTTIIRDVRNFLDVARGEVVILDFHRFPIGFESRPSRHRRLASMLYREFGGLILKPSRGVDGLGPTLNEIWNSGRRLIICYGDKHTVNEYEWLWPPLTQVWGNQQTAQGLFEYLNSVLMGPERKPRNTLNPLWAIMAELTPRPFDIIFNPSGAGLRQMADAVNRNLSSLFQNEWWKQTNIVATDFFLGNNLIQVSIQSNIKKSNIAQWSFL; from the exons atgtttaaaaaaatattaataattattttaactgtGGACGTGG CTCGTTCAACACAATGCGGCAAAGTATGGCTGACAGTATCGTCACTGTGGCGACCGATAGCAGCGAGTGATAAAGTAATTGACGCGGAGCTTGAAGTTAATTGGGATTTAGACTGTCAGCCGAATATCGAACCTCCTGATACCATTAAAGTATTCAACGCCGATCCAATtcata ACAAGAGCTTGCAGCCACAATTGATACTGACACTCGCTGAACATCCGGACGGTTATTATCGTACAAATATTGAGGTCGGAAGGCCTTCTTTACCAGGTGGCTGGGATGCTACCGGAGGTGCAACTCTACCAGGACCCCATTGTTTGAAACACTATGCagcattatataaaaataatgtcattTTGACGAGTTCATGCTTACAAATTTGGCCAACTTGGATGTATGACCTCag AAGGCAATTAGGAAGATTACCGATAGGAAGTCTAATGATACCTGGAACTCACAACTCAGGATGTTACAAGCATGAAGATCTAACTCGTAAAGACGCATTCCAAAGATATTTATTAACTCAAGATCGTGATGTATGGACGCAATTGGTGCACGGGATACGGTACCTAGATATCAGAGTAGGTCATTATCCCCCACCGATGCATAATGGTTCCCATAGCGCAGACGATACTAATCATACATCAGGTAGATTTTGGGTTAATCACGACGTAATACGCATCAATCCTCTTACTACTATCATCAGAGAtgtgagaaattttttggatgtcGCTCGCGGTGAAGTTGTTATCCTCGATTTTCATAG ATTTCCAATTGGATTCGAAAGCAGACCAAGTCGTCATCGACGGTTGGCGTCGATGCTTTATCGCGAATTCGGCGGGCTGATACTAAAACCTAGTCGAGGAGTTGACGGTCTCGGACCGACATTGAACGAAATTTGGAACAGCGGAAGAAGATTAATCATTTGCTATGGCGATAAACACACCGTtaatg agtaCGAGTGGCTTTGGCCGCCGTTAACCCAAGTCTGGGGTAACCAACAAACAGCTCAGGGTCTCTTTGAATACCTAAATAGTGTGCTAATGGGCCCAGAGAGAAAGCCAAGAAATACACTGAATCCTCTTTGGGCAATAATGGCTGAGCTTACACCACGACCTTttgatataatatttaatccgAGCGGTGCTGGGCTCAGACAGATGGCAGATGCGGTAAATCGCAATCTCTCgagtttatttcaaaatgaatGGTGGAAACAGACTAATATAGTTGCCACTGACTTCTTCCTCGGTAATAATCTCATTCAAGTATCCATTCAGtcgaatattaaaaaaagtaatattgcTCAGTGGAGTTTTTTGTAA